One part of the Patescibacteria group bacterium genome encodes these proteins:
- the aspS gene encoding aspartate--tRNA ligase, which translates to MERTLAVETPQLVGQEVKLQGWVHNHRRLGKMVFIDLRDRTGLVQVLFADDLTEPANQIRPEYVVEITGTVVERKGKGANPNLPTGLVEIHAKSLSVLSEAQTPPFPINDETKAQETNEELRLEYRYLDLRRQSMRQNLALRAKVNAHFRAFLQEQGFTEVETPYLTKGTPEGAREFIVPSRNFAGKFYVLPQSPQQFKQLLMVAGVERYFQIVRCFRDEDQRGDRQPEFTQLDMEMSFVDEHEVMQLVEDMMIALVKAVTPEKHITQVPFPRIPYVEAMAKYNSDKPDIRKDKNDPNELGFCFITDFPLFEYSEEEKKLVPVHHLFTAPKDADLELLATDPAKVTAKQYDLALNGFEVAGGSIRNHKPEVQQQIFNILKLAPEDVTRRFGHMLKAFSYGVPPHGGIAPGIDRLVAILAGVPNIREVIAFPKTGDARDPMMGAPTELPEQQLRDVHIASIKKE; encoded by the coding sequence ATGGAACGCACGCTCGCTGTAGAAACCCCACAACTCGTTGGTCAGGAAGTGAAACTTCAAGGCTGGGTACACAACCACCGGCGCTTGGGGAAAATGGTGTTCATTGACTTGCGGGATCGCACAGGTTTGGTGCAAGTGCTTTTTGCTGATGATTTGACCGAACCAGCCAATCAAATTCGGCCAGAGTACGTGGTGGAAATAACTGGCACGGTTGTTGAACGGAAAGGCAAAGGTGCAAATCCAAATCTTCCCACAGGCTTGGTGGAAATTCATGCGAAGTCGCTCAGCGTCTTGAGTGAGGCGCAAACTCCACCTTTTCCCATCAACGACGAAACCAAAGCTCAGGAGACGAATGAGGAGCTTCGGTTGGAGTACCGGTATTTGGATTTACGCCGCCAGAGTATGCGGCAGAATCTGGCCTTACGCGCCAAAGTGAATGCACACTTCCGAGCTTTCTTGCAGGAGCAAGGTTTTACCGAAGTAGAAACACCGTACCTAACCAAAGGCACACCCGAAGGTGCGCGGGAGTTCATTGTGCCGTCCAGGAATTTTGCCGGGAAGTTTTACGTGTTGCCGCAGAGCCCGCAGCAATTCAAGCAGCTGCTTATGGTGGCTGGGGTGGAACGCTACTTCCAGATTGTGCGGTGCTTCCGGGATGAAGACCAGCGGGGCGACCGGCAGCCAGAGTTCACCCAGCTGGATATGGAAATGAGCTTTGTAGATGAACACGAAGTCATGCAGTTGGTGGAAGACATGATGATCGCCTTGGTCAAAGCTGTCACACCGGAAAAGCACATCACCCAGGTGCCGTTCCCGCGCATTCCATATGTTGAAGCAATGGCCAAGTACAATTCGGACAAGCCAGATATTCGGAAAGATAAGAACGATCCAAACGAGCTGGGCTTTTGTTTCATTACTGACTTCCCCTTGTTTGAATATTCGGAAGAGGAAAAGAAGTTGGTTCCGGTGCACCATCTCTTCACCGCGCCCAAAGACGCTGACCTGGAGTTGCTGGCCACTGATCCAGCCAAAGTCACGGCCAAGCAGTATGACTTGGCGCTGAATGGGTTTGAGGTTGCAGGTGGCAGTATTCGGAATCACAAACCAGAGGTGCAGCAGCAAATTTTTAACATCCTCAAACTGGCACCCGAAGACGTTACCCGTCGGTTTGGCCACATGCTGAAGGCCTTTAGCTACGGTGTGCCACCGCACGGGGGGATTGCCCCAGGCATTGACCGGCTGGTTGCGATTCTCGCCGGTGTGCCAAACATCCGGGAAGTCATTGCTTTCCCCAAGACCGGTGACGCACGCGACCCCATGATGGGCGCGCCAACTGAGCTGCCCGAGCAGCAACTGAGAGACGTGCACATCGCATCCATCAAGAAAGAGTAA
- the tpiA gene encoding triose-phosphate isomerase: MRPLVVANWKMHVTPPQAEAFVQDFLAQDPAPLQAANVVLCPAAPVIGTVAQVCAGSPVRWGAQNAYWEARGQFTGEVSMEMLRALGCAYVLCGHSERRAHFGETDQDVSRKVQQAVANGIEPILCVGETFAQRQQQIHEVTVSEQVRKGVDLLSAFPQKKFTIAYEPVWSVGTGHPIEPEQAWAMARLIHQTLREEMPDTADTVPIIYGGSVKPDNAKSFVDGKHLVGVLVGSASLDPKALYEIITQLTTK; encoded by the coding sequence ATGCGACCGCTTGTCGTTGCCAATTGGAAAATGCACGTTACACCGCCGCAAGCGGAGGCTTTTGTGCAGGATTTTTTAGCCCAGGATCCAGCGCCGCTCCAGGCCGCGAACGTGGTGCTCTGCCCGGCCGCGCCGGTGATTGGCACGGTGGCCCAGGTCTGCGCCGGTTCCCCCGTGCGCTGGGGGGCGCAGAACGCATACTGGGAAGCGCGAGGGCAGTTTACCGGTGAGGTGTCCATGGAAATGCTCCGCGCGTTGGGCTGTGCCTACGTGCTGTGTGGCCATTCAGAACGGCGGGCACACTTTGGGGAAACGGACCAGGATGTGAGCCGGAAGGTGCAGCAGGCCGTGGCGAATGGCATTGAACCAATTCTGTGTGTCGGGGAGACATTTGCGCAGCGGCAGCAGCAGATTCATGAGGTAACGGTGAGCGAGCAGGTACGCAAAGGTGTGGATCTCCTCAGTGCGTTCCCGCAAAAGAAGTTTACTATTGCGTACGAGCCTGTTTGGTCTGTGGGTACCGGACATCCAATCGAACCGGAACAAGCGTGGGCAATGGCACGGCTGATCCACCAAACCCTACGAGAGGAAATGCCTGACACTGCCGATACAGTGCCAATTATTTATGGCGGCAGCGTGAAACCCGACAATGCAAAATCCTTTGTGGATGGGAAGCACCTCGTTGGCGTCCTGGTCGGGAGTGCAAGCCTTGACCCAAAAGCCTTGTACGAAATTATTACCCAGCTGACAACGAAATAG
- a CDS encoding serine hydrolase has product MMHPVPISPVNPAGSVRRRLLPGNAFAVLGFLLVSGVIVAVIAMAYVFVYLPDARLAAHLGKVAGATYTRSLPVVPLPTTPVPVVTPVSGILLDVDSATVLWEKNALQPRPIASLTKLVSAVTWLNTNPKLDAYVTIPSDIDQAVAEAGEPGDVASKVSLQPGERVRAKDLLASAIIASANNALLALVRSTGSVADFTQEMAQSAADAHTTTLTVADPTGLDRANVASAKDIALLAHQAFQNPVLKPFFTQAQTRITTAGGRTFTARSTDELVRTTRTYTVVGAKTGYLPEAGYTFAVEAKKDDRKLVLVLLGEPNSAARFADADALLQWGFSAT; this is encoded by the coding sequence ATGATGCATCCAGTGCCCATCTCACCAGTCAATCCGGCTGGGAGCGTGCGTCGTCGCTTGCTTCCTGGGAATGCCTTTGCCGTCCTTGGCTTCTTGCTGGTCAGTGGGGTCATTGTGGCAGTCATTGCCATGGCCTACGTTTTTGTCTACCTGCCTGATGCGCGGCTGGCAGCACATCTGGGAAAAGTTGCAGGGGCAACGTACACGCGTTCGCTTCCAGTCGTCCCCTTGCCCACGACACCTGTGCCAGTGGTTACCCCGGTTTCCGGGATTTTACTGGATGTTGATTCTGCAACCGTGCTGTGGGAGAAAAATGCACTCCAACCTCGGCCAATTGCCAGCCTCACAAAGTTGGTGAGTGCGGTGACCTGGCTCAACACCAACCCAAAACTTGATGCCTACGTCACCATTCCCAGTGACATTGATCAAGCCGTGGCCGAAGCCGGTGAACCCGGCGATGTTGCAAGTAAAGTGAGTCTCCAGCCAGGGGAGCGCGTGCGGGCAAAAGATCTCCTTGCCAGCGCTATCATTGCTTCGGCGAATAATGCCCTGCTGGCGCTGGTTCGAAGCACGGGGTCGGTGGCTGACTTTACGCAAGAGATGGCGCAGTCTGCGGCTGACGCGCATACTACAACCTTGACCGTGGCTGACCCCACGGGCTTAGACCGGGCGAACGTTGCCTCGGCCAAGGACATTGCTCTGCTGGCGCACCAAGCCTTCCAGAACCCAGTGCTCAAGCCATTCTTCACCCAAGCGCAGACGCGCATCACTACCGCCGGGGGCCGGACCTTCACTGCCCGCAGCACTGATGAGCTGGTTCGGACGACCCGGACGTACACGGTGGTGGGGGCGAAAACTGGGTACTTGCCTGAGGCTGGGTACACCTTTGCGGTTGAAGCCAAGAAAGACGACAGAAAACTCGTCTTGGTCTTGCTGGGTGAACCAAATTCCGCTGCCCGTTTTGCAGACGCTGACGCCTTGCTGCAGTGGGGTTTTAGCGCGACGTAG
- a CDS encoding ScpA family protein, translating into MRNITVEKFEGPLDLLLQLIETEELDITQVALAQVTEQYLRTLEGATNVGPEELADFLVVAAKLLLIKSRVLLPQLQVGDETEATDLERQLKMYKAYLDASRAVAKIIHKRRFTFGRGKPAVMIEQKFSPPPSLTSAALHVTFLTVLQELEPIISLPKAVIERTVSIAEKIEHIRVLILDQALVSFKQIVQQAGSKTDVIVSFLALLELVKQRGIMVKQTALFDDIAIQRLDPPTNAEA; encoded by the coding sequence ATGCGCAACATTACTGTGGAAAAATTTGAAGGCCCACTTGACCTCCTCCTCCAACTCATTGAGACCGAGGAGCTGGACATTACCCAAGTAGCTTTAGCGCAGGTAACGGAACAGTACTTGCGTACCCTGGAAGGCGCAACGAATGTGGGGCCAGAAGAACTCGCTGATTTTTTAGTGGTGGCGGCAAAGCTCTTACTCATCAAGTCCAGAGTGCTGCTGCCGCAGCTGCAGGTGGGGGACGAAACTGAGGCGACAGATTTGGAACGGCAGCTGAAGATGTACAAGGCGTACTTGGATGCCTCCCGGGCTGTAGCCAAAATTATTCACAAGCGGCGGTTCACCTTTGGTCGGGGCAAACCAGCGGTGATGATTGAGCAGAAATTTTCACCCCCGCCATCGTTGACGAGTGCAGCATTGCACGTCACTTTCCTCACGGTTCTGCAAGAATTGGAGCCAATCATCAGCCTGCCCAAGGCGGTGATTGAGCGCACAGTGTCCATTGCCGAGAAGATTGAGCATATCCGGGTTTTGATTCTGGACCAAGCTTTGGTATCCTTCAAGCAGATTGTGCAGCAAGCAGGCTCCAAAACCGACGTGATCGTTTCCTTCCTCGCCCTCTTGGAGCTGGTGAAGCAGCGGGGGATCATGGTGAAGCAGACTGCACTCTTCGATGACATTGCCATTCAACGCCTAGACCCACCCACCAATGCTGAAGCATAA
- a CDS encoding class II fructose-bisphosphate aldolase, with translation MLTHVKEIVHDAIARNYAIGAFNVENLETTLGVVRAAVKEKSPLILQVSEKTIAYAGLRAITSIVEHIARDEAGTIPVALHLDHGKSFRSVAACISAGFSSIMIDASDVPFQENVILTKQAVDYAHRKEAWAQGELGVVKGLEEAMTLAQREPFMTKPDEAKAFVAQTGVDTLAVAVGNMHGVVKMRKGATQELDQARLEAIHDMLPDTPLVLHGASGLGKAELTRAADHGVRIVNMNTELKLAFANALRATLTKDDEAYDPRLIFGPAMAALEALVSTKLRALGSTGKANG, from the coding sequence ATGCTTACTCACGTGAAAGAAATTGTGCATGATGCTATTGCCAGGAACTACGCCATTGGCGCCTTCAACGTGGAAAATTTGGAGACAACCCTGGGTGTTGTTCGGGCAGCGGTGAAGGAGAAGTCCCCCCTCATTTTGCAGGTGTCAGAAAAGACCATTGCCTACGCCGGGCTCCGGGCGATTACCAGCATTGTGGAGCACATTGCGCGTGATGAAGCCGGCACCATTCCGGTTGCCTTACACTTAGACCATGGCAAGTCGTTCCGTTCCGTGGCAGCGTGTATCAGCGCAGGTTTTTCTTCCATCATGATTGACGCGTCTGACGTGCCGTTCCAGGAAAATGTGATTCTCACCAAGCAGGCAGTTGACTACGCACACCGCAAAGAAGCTTGGGCGCAAGGGGAGTTGGGGGTGGTGAAAGGTTTGGAAGAAGCAATGACCCTGGCGCAGCGTGAACCTTTTATGACCAAGCCGGACGAAGCGAAAGCGTTTGTTGCCCAAACCGGGGTTGATACCCTGGCCGTAGCCGTGGGGAACATGCATGGGGTAGTGAAAATGCGGAAAGGCGCTACCCAGGAGCTGGATCAAGCCCGGTTGGAAGCCATCCACGACATGCTGCCCGACACTCCTTTGGTGCTCCACGGTGCGTCTGGGCTTGGGAAGGCGGAATTGACCCGCGCGGCTGACCATGGCGTGCGGATTGTGAACATGAACACAGAACTCAAACTCGCTTTTGCCAATGCACTCCGCGCAACGCTGACCAAGGATGATGAGGCGTATGACCCGCGGCTGATTTTTGGGCCAGCCATGGCCGCCTTGGAGGCGTTGGTCAGTACCAAGCTCCGCGCCTTAGGCAGCACCGGTAAAGCAAACGGTTAA
- a CDS encoding YbaK/EbsC family protein, with protein MSIPAKISKFLGAKKVQYDVVPHKTVFTVYDLAQTMKLKLEQIAKTLLVKADKRYILVVMPAHYRLDFGKLKKVLKVKDVSIAKEKDMQAKFKTKPGAMVPFGAIHKLDVITDKSFLKVKDALFSAGSFTDSIRMKLKDYLKAVEPTVADIGKKFPIKLQIVKKAPKKPHRKGTRKPKLAKRKKR; from the coding sequence ATGTCCATCCCCGCAAAAATCAGCAAGTTCCTGGGCGCCAAGAAAGTGCAGTACGACGTGGTGCCGCACAAGACCGTTTTCACCGTGTACGACTTAGCCCAGACCATGAAGCTCAAGTTGGAGCAGATTGCCAAGACGCTGCTGGTCAAAGCTGACAAGCGGTACATTCTGGTGGTCATGCCCGCACACTACCGTCTGGATTTTGGGAAATTGAAAAAAGTGTTGAAAGTGAAGGACGTGAGCATTGCCAAGGAAAAGGACATGCAAGCCAAGTTCAAGACCAAACCCGGGGCCATGGTTCCGTTTGGGGCCATTCACAAGTTGGATGTCATTACCGACAAGTCATTTTTGAAAGTGAAGGACGCGCTGTTCTCCGCCGGCAGTTTCACAGATAGTATCCGGATGAAGTTAAAGGACTATTTGAAAGCTGTTGAGCCAACCGTGGCTGATATTGGAAAGAAGTTTCCCATCAAACTTCAGATCGTGAAGAAGGCACCGAAGAAACCACATCGCAAAGGTACGCGAAAGCCAAAACTAGCCAAGCGGAAGAAGCGGTAG
- the scpB gene encoding SMC-Scp complex subunit ScpB: MLKHKIETLLFLAGKPLTVKKLVELVDAPKADVQAAATELMHDYEQKQTGLLIQQAGDSFQLVSHPDHRALAQTFVKDEVSGELTKPSLEALTIVAYRGPVTKTELEQIRGVNCTLILRNLLIRGLVEASYDKTQATTVYSVTHDFVRFLGLATVEELPDYEKLHSHATLNEFLERTGAVAAADSNAQAETVPAA; encoded by the coding sequence ATGCTGAAGCATAAGATTGAAACCCTCCTCTTCCTGGCTGGCAAACCACTCACGGTAAAAAAACTTGTTGAGTTGGTTGATGCACCCAAAGCTGACGTGCAAGCAGCGGCGACGGAGCTCATGCATGACTACGAACAGAAGCAGACCGGTCTGCTCATCCAGCAGGCGGGGGACAGCTTCCAGCTCGTCAGTCACCCAGACCATCGGGCCTTGGCGCAAACCTTTGTGAAAGATGAAGTGTCCGGCGAGCTTACCAAGCCCAGCCTGGAAGCACTGACCATTGTGGCGTACCGCGGGCCTGTGACCAAAACTGAGCTGGAGCAAATTCGCGGGGTGAATTGCACGCTCATTCTCCGCAACCTGTTGATCCGTGGTTTGGTGGAAGCGAGTTACGATAAAACGCAAGCCACCACGGTCTACTCCGTTACCCATGACTTTGTTCGCTTCCTGGGGCTTGCTACGGTAGAAGAGCTTCCTGACTACGAAAAACTCCATTCCCATGCCACCCTCAACGAATTCCTTGAGCGGACGGGCGCGGTCGCCGCAGCGGACAGCAACGCCCAAGCGGAAACCGTCCCAGCCGCGTAA